In a genomic window of Thermogemmata fonticola:
- a CDS encoding sigma 54-interacting transcriptional regulator, which produces MRVRILVESGQCQPPVLEWSGDQPITIGRSRDNTIVVRDELASRLHAKIYFEEDQWLIRDFSLNGTRVDGVRVQGALRLQDGQQIRIGDTVLRFQVEPKSNLQSKSSSSSATSLTNVNPTASSASDTVKGVPINPYGQTKVHPIPAERTAVADPYETDRQFRMDELTALCKFMQQAVEVKTPHELITAALRVILQQTTARLAGYLALDPDDPAPRVVLPESASVDVPLSKRLTAQVQREGKTVWLLSQVSATHSPTDSLSAFADALCIPLRASGEPFAALHVYRTGRAFTERDVRFIEALSGYLAHALELHRSRRILWAENSRLRTHVPAADEIIGSSNAITQLRQQILRAAPQPFTVLVQGESGSGKELVALALHRNSRRANGPLVVVNCAAIAPTLLEAELFGYKKGAFSGADHDHPGLFQQADEGTLFLDEVGELSLECQAKLLRVIEGKSFRPVGGTSDIKVDVRIVAATHRNLEKEVKAGRFREDLLFRLRIIQIRVPPLREHPEDIPELAEFFLARVSAECRRKFRLTPAAMFKLQSYTWPGNVRQLRAAIENAAVMSETEVIDADAFNFGSSDPPSGSYKGLDLPASLSMEDVETWAIRRALRQTGGNVSHAARLLGISRDTLHTKIKAKGIDRLALAQGNPSPPPPTPRPAVANKAGTNPPHPSS; this is translated from the coding sequence ATGCGCGTACGTATCCTCGTCGAATCTGGCCAGTGTCAGCCGCCTGTCCTGGAGTGGTCCGGGGATCAGCCCATCACCATCGGACGAAGCCGGGATAATACGATCGTGGTTCGGGATGAACTGGCTTCCCGCTTGCACGCTAAGATTTACTTCGAGGAAGACCAATGGCTGATCCGGGACTTTAGCCTCAATGGCACCCGCGTCGATGGCGTGCGGGTCCAGGGCGCCCTGCGGCTCCAGGATGGACAGCAGATTCGCATCGGCGATACCGTCCTGCGCTTCCAGGTGGAACCAAAGTCGAATCTCCAGAGCAAATCCAGTTCGTCCAGTGCCACCTCTCTCACCAACGTCAATCCCACCGCTTCTTCAGCGAGCGATACTGTCAAAGGCGTGCCGATCAATCCTTATGGCCAAACCAAGGTGCATCCCATACCCGCCGAGCGGACAGCAGTTGCTGACCCGTATGAGACGGATCGGCAATTCCGCATGGACGAGCTGACGGCTTTATGCAAGTTCATGCAGCAAGCAGTGGAGGTGAAAACGCCCCATGAGCTGATCACAGCCGCCCTGCGCGTCATTCTGCAGCAGACAACAGCACGCTTGGCAGGATACCTGGCTTTGGACCCGGACGATCCAGCGCCGCGCGTAGTGCTGCCCGAATCCGCCTCGGTCGATGTTCCCTTGAGCAAACGCTTGACCGCCCAGGTACAGCGGGAAGGGAAAACAGTTTGGCTGCTCTCGCAGGTGTCGGCCACGCATTCTCCGACCGATTCGTTGTCCGCGTTTGCCGACGCGCTCTGTATCCCCCTGCGGGCTTCCGGAGAGCCTTTCGCTGCCTTGCACGTGTACCGCACGGGCCGGGCCTTCACGGAGCGAGACGTCCGCTTCATCGAAGCGTTGAGCGGCTATTTGGCCCATGCCCTGGAATTGCATCGCAGCCGCCGCATCTTGTGGGCGGAAAACTCCCGCTTGCGGACTCATGTGCCTGCTGCGGACGAGATCATCGGCTCCAGCAATGCAATCACTCAGTTGCGCCAGCAGATCCTCCGGGCAGCACCCCAGCCATTTACGGTCCTCGTGCAAGGGGAAAGCGGTTCTGGCAAGGAGTTGGTCGCCTTGGCTTTGCACCGGAACAGCCGGCGGGCCAATGGACCTTTGGTCGTCGTCAACTGTGCGGCGATCGCTCCGACGCTGCTCGAGGCGGAACTCTTCGGCTACAAAAAAGGAGCCTTTAGCGGGGCCGATCATGACCATCCCGGTCTCTTCCAGCAGGCTGATGAAGGCACTCTGTTCCTCGACGAAGTCGGCGAACTATCCCTGGAATGCCAGGCGAAGCTGCTCCGCGTCATCGAGGGCAAGTCTTTCCGCCCCGTGGGTGGCACGAGTGACATCAAAGTGGACGTGCGCATCGTTGCAGCGACCCACCGGAACCTGGAGAAAGAGGTGAAGGCCGGCCGATTCCGGGAAGATTTGCTCTTCCGTCTGCGGATCATTCAAATTCGCGTGCCACCCTTGCGTGAACATCCTGAAGACATCCCGGAGTTGGCAGAGTTCTTCCTGGCACGTGTGTCGGCGGAATGCCGCCGCAAGTTCCGGTTGACCCCGGCGGCGATGTTCAAATTGCAATCGTACACCTGGCCTGGGAATGTCCGGCAATTGCGGGCCGCCATCGAAAATGCCGCCGTCATGAGCGAAACTGAAGTCATCGATGCGGATGCCTTCAACTTTGGAAGCAGCGATCCTCCTTCTGGCTCGTACAAGGGCTTGGACCTACCGGCCAGCTTGAGCATGGAAGACGTGGAAACCTGGGCTATCCGCCGGGCGTTACGCCAGACCGGCGGCAACGTATCGCATGCTGCCCGCCTCTTGGGCATCAGCCGAGATACTCTCCATACCAAAATCAAAGCGAAGGGAATTGATCGCTTAGCCCTGGCTCAAGGTAATCCTTCACCTCCCCCGCCGACCCCACGGCCTGCCGTCGCCAACAAAGCAGGTACTAACCCGCCCCATCCCTCAAGCTGA
- a CDS encoding DUF6800 family protein, whose protein sequence is MVERRIELNRRYRRKKKMKKLKAKLQTATGAEREKILYKIRRLSPFWKEPPAQA, encoded by the coding sequence ATGGTTGAACGTCGCATTGAACTGAATCGGCGTTATCGCCGGAAGAAAAAGATGAAGAAATTGAAAGCTAAACTGCAAACCGCGACAGGAGCGGAACGAGAAAAAATTCTTTACAAGATTCGCCGGCTGAGTCCCTTCTGGAAAGAACCCCCCGCTCAGGCTTGA
- the aroA gene encoding 3-phosphoshikimate 1-carboxyvinyltransferase, with translation MIGNRSDNLSEYPADLEIQPLSQKIRKVVQVPPSKSITNRALVLAALASPQGDCCLENVLESEDTEVMVAALKQLGFHLDVDWPQRRIVVRSNPSRRRIPACEADLHVANSGTTMRFLSAVASLGQGRYRLDGIPRMRQRPIQDLLAALNQLSGVRAWSEAGTGCPPVVIETTGARAEQPIAVRAGTSSQYLSGLLLAAPYWVQEGEQVEIHVRGERVSEPYIAMTVAMLRQWRHSVVEVAEGFRIGGASDSAWRGHYVIEPDASAASYFWAAAAITGGQVTVTGLTPSSLQGDVRFVELLEQMGCRVTACTEGITVHGGPLRGIEADMNPISDTVMTLAAVACFATGPTRIRNVAHIRYKETDRIAALATELRKLGAGVEEANDGLTIHPQPLRGAVLDTYNDHRMAMSLALIGLRVPGVIIRNPACVVKTYPQYWLDLAQLSR, from the coding sequence ATGATAGGGAATCGCTCGGACAATCTCAGCGAGTATCCGGCGGATCTGGAGATCCAGCCGCTTTCCCAAAAGATTCGCAAAGTGGTGCAGGTACCGCCGAGCAAGAGCATCACCAATCGGGCGCTGGTGTTGGCAGCTTTGGCGAGTCCGCAGGGGGATTGTTGCCTGGAGAATGTCCTTGAGAGCGAAGACACCGAGGTAATGGTCGCTGCCTTGAAACAGTTGGGATTCCATTTGGATGTCGATTGGCCGCAGCGGCGGATTGTTGTGCGCAGCAATCCGAGCAGGAGGCGGATTCCGGCTTGTGAGGCCGATTTGCACGTGGCCAATTCCGGCACGACGATGCGGTTTCTGTCCGCCGTGGCGAGTCTGGGACAGGGACGGTATCGGCTCGATGGCATCCCGCGCATGCGGCAGCGTCCCATTCAGGATTTGCTGGCTGCTTTGAATCAGTTGTCCGGGGTCCGAGCCTGGAGTGAAGCGGGCACGGGATGCCCCCCTGTAGTCATCGAGACGACCGGCGCACGGGCCGAGCAGCCTATAGCGGTCCGAGCGGGCACAAGTTCCCAGTATCTCAGCGGCTTGCTCTTGGCGGCGCCGTATTGGGTCCAAGAAGGGGAACAAGTGGAAATCCACGTCCGCGGCGAGCGTGTGTCGGAGCCGTACATTGCCATGACCGTGGCCATGCTGCGCCAATGGCGTCATTCAGTCGTGGAGGTGGCAGAGGGCTTTCGCATCGGTGGTGCTTCGGATTCAGCCTGGCGGGGTCATTATGTTATCGAACCGGATGCCTCAGCGGCGTCCTACTTCTGGGCAGCCGCAGCCATCACGGGAGGTCAAGTGACCGTGACTGGCCTTACTCCCTCTTCACTCCAAGGCGATGTCCGCTTTGTTGAGCTATTGGAGCAAATGGGCTGCCGAGTTACTGCCTGTACCGAGGGGATCACGGTGCACGGCGGGCCGCTGCGCGGTATCGAGGCGGATATGAATCCCATCAGCGACACCGTGATGACCTTGGCGGCTGTTGCTTGTTTCGCCACGGGTCCGACACGGATTCGCAACGTGGCACACATTCGCTACAAAGAGACTGACCGCATCGCCGCCTTGGCCACGGAACTGCGCAAATTGGGAGCCGGTGTCGAGGAAGCGAACGATGGGCTGACCATTCATCCTCAGCCGCTGCGCGGGGCTGTTCTCGACACCTACAACGATCACCGCATGGCGATGAGTCTGGCTCTCATCGGCCTCCGTGTCCCCGGTGTGATTATTCGCAATCCCGCCTGCGTCGTGAAAACGTACCCTCAGTACTGGTTGGACTTGGCGCAACTCAGCCGCTGA